One genomic segment of Manis javanica isolate MJ-LG chromosome 7, MJ_LKY, whole genome shotgun sequence includes these proteins:
- the C7H10orf95 gene encoding uncharacterized protein C10orf95 homolog has product MYSYSCLAPGEGVWPPLQALTYTYLPAPLLLPPIQAHNFCSRPPCLSAGEWAAQREYHSFHGPSALLALAPPLWAFPQAHATALSQPFPAPGYLGPSLQSPAAGTAAAQSWESWPEGCSLQAELRWGRVERARGPRLELPDFVLRELRRVYGTYPRTDVRVTYSGGEFLLQAEPRVLEPEYRVKRRVLRPPASSCSGDSSPTREARGRRKKRTGLS; this is encoded by the coding sequence ATGTACTCATACAGTTGCCTGGCGCCCGGGGAGGGCGTCTGGCCTCCGCTGCAGGCCCTCACCTACACCTACCTGCCCGCCCCTCTGCTGCTGCCCCCCATCCAGGCTCACAACTTCTGCAGCCGGCCCCCGTGCCTAAGCGCAGGCGAGTGGGCGGCTCAGCGGGAATATCACAGCTTCCACGGCCCAAGCGCGCTCCTAGCGCTCGCGCCGCCCTTGTGGGCCTTCCCGCAGGCCCACGCCACGGCCCTGAGCCAACCATTTCCCGCTCCCGGCTACCTGGGGCCGTCGCTGCAGTCGCCCGCGGCGGGGACGGCGGCGGCCCAGAGCTGGGAATCCTGGCCAGAGGGCTGCAGCCTGCAGGCGGAGCTGCGCTGGGGCCGCGTGGAGCGCGCGCGGGGCCCGCGCCTGGAGCTGCCAGACTTCGTGCTGCGGGAGCTGCGGCGCGTCTACGGCACGTACCCGCGCACCGACGTGCGCGTCACCTACAGCGGCGGCGAGTTCCTGCTTCAGGCAGAGCCGCGCGTCCTCGAGCCCGAATACCGCGTGAAAAGGCGTGTGCTCCGCCCTCCCGCCAGCAGCTGCAGTGGCGACAGCAGCCCCACCCGGGAAGCGCGCGGTCGCCGGAAGAAGAGGACAGGCCTGAGCTGA